A region from the Hydra vulgaris chromosome 10, alternate assembly HydraT2T_AEP genome encodes:
- the LOC136086320 gene encoding uncharacterized protein LOC136086320, protein MGRGKHCTAIERKLIRNLRKQGKTYKEISVTMGCSQNKVTNALKPEKSRENRGRPRKTCQRTDDHITIILKKDPFKPATKILNEINENISVWTVRRRLLESKLPARTPRKVPLLGRKNIMKRKIFAKNHVAWRGPDMNKKWCNIL, encoded by the coding sequence ATGGGACGAGGAAAACATTGCACAGCGATAGAAAGAAAActtattagaaatttaagaaaacaAGGAAAAACTTACAAGGAAATTTCAGTTACGATGGGATGTTCtcaaaataaagttacaaatgCCTTAAAACCAGAAAAATCACGTGAGAATAGAGGAAGACCACGCAAAACGTGTCAGCGTACGGATGATcacataacaattattttaaaaaaagacccATTCAAGCcagcaacaaaaattttaaatgaaattaatgaaaatattagtGTTTGGACAGTTAGAAGAAGGCTTTTAGAAAGTAAGTTGCCAGCTCGAACTCCGAGGAAAGTACCATTACTTGGTAGAAAGAAcattatgaaaagaaaaatttttgcaaaaaatcatGTTGCTTGGCGGGGACCAGATATGAACAAAAAATGGTGTAATATTTTGTAG
- the LOC101234527 gene encoding thiopurine S-methyltransferase, whose product MATREEINSSWEKNWVNNKTLWHLDFVNPFLQKYFHMLSIEVGKRIIVPLCGKTMDLIWLYQQGLVVVGVEFASIPCTRFFEDNLLSYTIENHGSYNVYKHDERLIIYQGDLFEFNAQKLGGCFDFWWDRGGLVAMVVEEQQKYVDHLKSLMHQSKFSALMETYEYDSSLRSGAPPQSINKKQLQDLFTDSVKLEELDRVSEDNLPENYTAKLGCSSTLVCYLITLN is encoded by the coding sequence atggCAACAAGGGAGGAAATAAATTCTTCATGGGAAAAAAACTGGGTTAACAACAAAACTTTATGGCATTTAGATTTTGTTAATCCTTTtctgcaaaaatattttcacatgTTGTCAATTGAAGTCGGAAAGCGCATTATTGTTCCATTATGTGGAAAAACCATGGATTTGATATGGCTCTATCAACAAGgtcttgttgttgttggtgtAGAATTTGCTTCAATTCCATGTACTCGATTTTTTGAAGATAATCTCCTTAGCTACACTATTGAAAATCATGGGAGTTATAATGTGTATAAACACGATGAGCGTCTTATTATATATCAAGGAGATTTGTTTGAATTCAATGCACAAAAACTTGgtggttgttttgatttttggtGGGATAGAGGGGGTCTTGTAGCTATGGTTGTTGAAGAGCAGCAAAAGTATGTGGACCATTTGAAGTCGCTCATGCATCAATCTAAATTCTCTGCTTTAATGGAAACATATGAGTATGATTCTTCTCTAAGATCAGGTGCACCCCCTCAGtctataaataagaaacaattgCAAGATTTGTTTACAGATTCTGTTAAGTTAGAAGAGTTAGATAGAGTTTCTGAAGACAATCTTCCTGAAAATTACACTGCTAAACTTGGGTGTTCTTCAACACTTGTATGctatttgataactttaaactaa